GGACGAGAAAGAATATTGCAAACAACGCAAAGTGGGGCAGTATAAACAAGTAACCGGATCTGCCCTTCCATACATCTAGCAATGTCGTCTTTCGTTTTATTGGCTTAACAGGAATTTGCTCCAAAATCGATCACCCCATTAAATGGGAACAGCCCCGTGCCCGCAGGGGCGGAGGCTGTTCCCTTCAACTCATCTACTCAAAATCAATAGTAAGAGAGCGCCCGGTTGGCTTCGGTTACAAACCCATCGAGGGCCTCTTGCGCTGTCTTGGTCTTCCCGAAAGCTCCCTGCATTGCGCTTGTAAAGAATTTCGAAATCTCCGACCACGGGAAGCTCTGAGAGCCAAAGAAATCCATGCCTGTCTCATCCATAATTCTTGCGAATGTCTGAGCCTGTTCATTCAGATAATCGTCGTTCTGGAAGAGCATCGCATTAACTGACTTTCTCGCCGTAAGGTAGATCAAGCTTTCTAGAAGCGCCGTGTTCTCTTTGTTTGTAAGGAATTTTGCAAACTCCATTACGGCGTCTCTCTTTTCCTTGTCGTTCTGTTTGAAGACGACAAATCCGCTGGCCGATGCGTACGAGGCGCCCTTTTGTCCTTCAACGTGAGGGAATGGAGCAATAACTGGATAGAATGCCTCCGTGAGCTGACCGGATTTGACGTAACGTGTGATTCTGCCGATCTCGTAAGGACCACCGAATCCGATGCTCGTCCGGTGAGAATGGAAGTTGCCTATCACATCGTAAACACCCATGGCCTCTACGCCGCTGGGAGCTACTCCATGAACATCGACCAGGTCAAGCAAGAACTGAAGGCCTTCTACGGCCTCCGGAGTATTGAACGTAACTTCCGTTTCATCTTCATTGGTCAGTTTTGCGCCATGCGCATAGATGAAGTTCATCAGGTTGTGCGTGTCCTGCGCTCCGAAGCTGATTGCATAATGGTCAATCTTGCCGTCACCGTCAGAATCCCATGTAAGCTTCTTGGCGACTTCGACAAACTCTTCCATCGTCCAGCCCTCTTCTACTATCTTTCGCCAGTCAACGCCGGCCTTCTCGAAGTCTGGAGTGTAGAGCAGCATGCTGGTTCCCATGCCATTTGTCCCGAGATTCCACGGCCAGATGTAGTACTTACCGTCGACATAACCTGTCTCGAGAGCAAGATCGTAGAAATCTTCAAGGTCTTCCGGGGAAATGTAATCATCGATAGGTTCGAGCAGTCCGGCTCCTACCCATCTGTTGTCCCAAACGGGGCCCTTGAAGATGTCGGGCTGGGTTCCGGTCGCGATGGCCGCAGCCATTTTCTGTGAATACTCCGTGTTCCCGACAACTACATACTTGACCTCAACGTCCGGATGAAGTCTCATGAACTCCTCGGCAGCCCACTTTGGGAAGTCCTCTTCCGTTGGAGCCTTATCTGCAGGGAAGTTTGGAGGTGCAATTCTCCACGGGTTGATCCACCAGGTGATCGTGATCTTTCCCAGTGCCGAGATCGGTACAGCTAGCATAAGCAATACAAGAAGAATTACGCTAAGCCTTTTCATAGAAACACCCCTTTCGATGTGAAGTTAACTCAAAGGTACTCTCTGAGTTTTTCTCTCAAAACTGATGAATCGGTAAATTGAAACGCATTCATTCCGCTTCTAAGTGCCGCTTCGACATTTCTCGCTGTATCGTCCGTGAAAAAAGCTTCTTCGGGTCTGCAGGATTCTTTTTCTAAAATATGACTGTAGAATTTGAGATCTGGTTTTGCAAACCCAATAATATGTGAGGCATAGACTTTATCAAAAAGATCGTAATCACCGCGAGACTTGTGTACCTTAAAATGAGGTTCGATCGTGTTAGTTCCTGCGACCACCCTATGTTTCCGTCGTAATTCTTTTATTATCTCGATTGTCTCTTTGATTGGTTCAGGTTTGAAGAACATTTCCCAGATATTTTCCGGCACGGGTCTTCCAAGTTTCCTCGAGAACATATAAACAAACTCTTCGGGAGTAAGTCGACCGGTTTGCAAAGCAATTAGATTTTCCATTTCAGCATAGTCCAGAAACTCATCTTTCGAGATGTCCAGAAAACCACAGATAGATGGAACTACGTTTGTATTCTCGGCAATTACACCGCCGACATCGAAAATGAAAAGTCGCAAGTCGACCTCCTGAAATGTCTTTACAAGAGTACAACGAACGGGCAGGAAAGCGATAAACTCGCTAGAACTCCCATCCGCAACAACCCTAAAAAGAAGATATCAAAGTGAACTTTAATATGATACTATTTCTGGACCTACTAAATCAAGCTCAGTTTCAGTACGACCGGAACGTGTAGAACCAGCTAATGTCGAAAAAAGACTCGGGATCTGGTTATAATAGCTTTGTGCCACTGCAGATCGGAGGTGCATTTTGAATCCACTAATATACAACCTCGGTAGATGCAGCCTCTTCGAAGGAATCAAGGCGGGACAGCTCGAGACGATATTTAAGAATGTGCATCATAGAATTACCTCATTCCTTGATGGGGAATTGATTGAAGAGCAGAATAACCGCTGCGACGAAATGTTGGTTTTGCTTCAAGGACATACAAAAGCTCAGATGCAGGATTTCTCAGGGAAAGTCGTTACGATAGAGACAATGGAGGCCCCGTCGATTCTCGCTTCGGGTTTTCTCTTTGCCTCGAAGAACGTGATACCGGTCGATATTGTCTCCACAGACAAAAGTGCAGTGCTCTACATTGAAAGAGACGGAATACTGTGGCTTTGCAGGGAGTATGAAGTCTTCCTTAGAAACTTGCTTAGAGATATGGGGGATAGGCTCAGTACACTGGCGGAAAAGGTGTGGATGCTCTCTCTCAACACCCTGAATCAAAGACTGGCCCACTTTCTCCTGAAGCAGAGTGACGACCTAGGAAGCGAATTTGAATTGAAGACGACAAAAGAAGAGTTGGCAGACGCCCTTGGCGTAGCAAGGCCTTCTCTTTCAAGGGTATTTTCCGAGTTTGCCGGAGAAAAGATTATTAGTCAGGAGGGCAAGCTGATAAAGATTCTCGACAGAAAAGCTCTCCTAAAGAAAACAGGAAGAAACTGAAAGATTGAGAAGTGAGACTACGAGAAAGCAGGAAGGAGACAGTTGAAGATAAGAGAACTGCAGCTGAATCTTCTTGCAGACTCTGAGAGAAATTCGGAATCATCTGCTTCGACCAGGAAACACGAATCTCTGTCTGTTTCCAATGCCTACGTTATTCTGATAATATAGATGTGTCAAGAGGAGGCGGTACTATGGAGATAGGAATTTTTGGTCTGCCGTTGAGTGGAAAGAGTACGCTGTTCACCCTCCTAACTGGTGTTGAACCCCATTCAAGTCACAAGAACGAAGCACATACTGCTGTTGCAAGGGTGCACGACAGAAGAGTAGATGAGCTTTCAAAGATCTTCAATCCAAAGAAGACCGTATATGCAACGGTTTCATTTACTGATATTCCCGGATACGATCTTTCGGCCAATCAAAAGGAAAAGAATCGAATCCTTCAATTCATTCAGAACTCCGAGGCTGTTCTTGCCGTTGTCAGAGCGTTCAAAGATCCCTCGGTGCCGTGGCCGACGGAGGCGTATACACCCGTAAAACAACTTGAAACGATAGAGACGGAGCTTTTCGTACGCGATATGGAAGTAGTGGAGAACAGGCTTGTAAGGCTCGAAGAGGCGAAGAAGAAGCGAAAGCTATCTTCGGAAGAGGAGAGGGAGGCGGAGCTTCTTCATATTATCGAAAAGGGATTTGAGGAAAACAGTTTTGCTTCTCAGCTGGAGATTAGCGAAGAGGATATGAGACTTCTCGGCTCTCTATCTCTATTCACTGCGAAGCCGATAATTGTCGCGATTAATATCGATGAAGAACAACTATCCACAGGCAATTACCCCGAACGCGAAGCGCTAATTCAAAGAATCGAGCAGAATGGATTCACTCACATCGAGCTTTCTGGCAAGATCGAAGCCGAGCTTGTGGAGCTTTCAGAGGAAGACAGAGAGCTCTTTATGGAAGAACTCGGAATCTCCCAAAGTGGAATCGAAAGGCTTTCCGGGGTAGTATATCAGCACATGGGGCTGATCTCTTTCTTGACGGTAGGAGAAGACGAGGTCAGAGCCTGGACGATTAAGAAAAACACCCCTGCCAAAGAGGCAGCAGGGAAGATCCACACCGATCTTGAGAGGAGCTTCATCAGGGCCGAGGTCATTCCTTATGAAGAGTTCATGACAATAGGAAGCATGCAGGAGGCCAAGACGAAGGGCCTGGTGAAAGTAGTCGGCAAGGAGGAGATTGTGAAGGACGGTGACATCTTCCATGTCAGGGCCAACGCCTGATTTCGCCGGCCTCAGGCTTGTTGATACGCACGCCCATATTTCCTTTTCTCAGTTTGACAGTGATAGAGAGAAAGTGATTGCCCAGATCGAAGAAGATACGATTTCCCTTCTGGTCGAGGTTGGAACAAACGTCGAGGATTCGCAGAGAGCATGCGAGACAGTTAGGGATTTGAAGAACGCTTTCTTCTCGGCAGGCGTCCATCCTCATGAAAGCACTGGATTAGATGCCGAGGGAATTCGCTCTCTGGAATCGCTTCTATCCTGTGATAAAGCCGTAGCGGTTGGCGAGATTGGCCTGGATTTTTTCAGAAATCTGTCACCCGCCGACAGACAATTAGAAGCATTCAAAGAGCAGCTTTTATTGGCTGCAAAGCTAGATTTACCGATTATCGTGCACGTTCGAGATGCTTTCCCTGAAGCCTATAAGACGATTTTGGAATCTGGTCACTTCAAGGGTGTGATCCACGCTTTTTCTGGCGATCTTGAATATGCGAGAAGGTTTGTTGATTTGGGCTTCTTTCTTGGAATTGGAGGTCCCATAACATACAAAAGAAACGAAGAGTTGCGAAATGTCGTGAGAGAGATGCCTCTTGAGAAACTGGTGTGCGAAACGGATTGTCCGTATTTGCCACCGGTTCCCTTTAGGGGAAAGCGGAACGAGCCTTACTACGTAGGGTACGTAATTGAAGAAATCGCCGCTCAGAAGGAAATCTCTGCAGAGAACTGCTCGGAGAAGCTTTTCGAGAACGCTGTCGGGCTCTTCTCTCTCACACTTTAGGAGGGAGTATGGCAAGACTCGACGAATTCAAGAGTTTTCGAGAGAAGATGAATAAAAGAATTCTGGAAACTGGTAACATGGATACGAAGCGTTTTTTCTCGCTCGACGGAGCCGTCTACAAAGACGGCGCTCTTGACGGCAGAACAAAAGAGTTGATGGGGCTGGTCGCTTCGACCGTTCTCAGGTGCGATGACTGCATCGCCTACCACATTATCCAGTGCAAGACTACCGGCTCCAGCCGTGATGAGATCATGGAAGCTTTGAATATTGCTTTAGTAGTGGGGGGGTCGATCGTCATACCCCATTATAGGAGGGCCGTTGAACTTCTAGATGAACTGGAGGAAGAATGATGCCCGGAAAACTGTATCTTTTTGACGGAACAGCGATTTTCTACAGGGGCTATTACGGAATAGATGTCACTCTTACCAATTCAAAGGGAGAGCCGACGAACGCTCTCTTTGGAACTGCGCGGATGCTCTCGAAATTTACGAGAGAGAGAATGAAGAAAGGCGACTATGCGATCTTTGCCTTCGACAGAAAGGAAGCGACAAAACGCCACGAGGCGTACGAGTCTTACAAAGCAACTAGAGAGGCTATGCCCGAGGCTCTCGTCGCTCAACTCGAGGACATTCCCGATCTTGTCGAGGCCTTCGGGATAAAATTCCTTTCAATCGCGGGGCTTGAGGCCGACGATATCGTCGCAACGGCAGCCACCAGGTATCGCGATGAAGTAGATGAAGTGCTTGTAGTTACCGGCGACAAGGACCTTCTTCAACTTGTGGATGAAAAGATCCATATTTTGCGGTTTGTAACTGGTCTAACCGATCTCGAATTGTACGATGAAGAGCGGGTCAAGTCAAGGTATGAGCTGGAACCTAAGAGACTCCATGCTCTCCTTTCGTTGGCCGGCGACTCGTCAGATAACATCCCAGGGGTCCCGGGAATCGGCATCAAAACCGCACAGAAGCTGCTGAAGGAATTTGGAGACATCGACGGGATTTTCGAGAACATAAGGCAGCTCAGTCCGGGATTGAGAAAGAAGCTTATAGACGGGAAAAAATCTCTCGAGTTGTCCATGGAGCTCGCGAAACTTCTTGACGACGAAGACCTGACGATAGCTCTCGACGACATCAAATACGAAGGGTTCAAGAAGAGGGAATTGCGCGAGGTCTTCCTCAAGCTCGAGTTTTCCTCGATGATAGATGAATACAAGCTCATAGACGAAGCGGACGAATCACTTTCAGATATAAACGGCTACAAGCTCGTGAGCAGCGACAAGGAACTGGAGCGGCTCCTTCAGAAAGTGCAGAGCAACCCGTTGTTTGCAGTCGATCTCGAGACCACATCTCTGGATCCTCATTCAGCGGAGATTGTAGGTGTCTCTCTCTCTCTTGAAGAAGAAACGGGCTATTATATCCCTGTAGCTCACAAGTCTGAAGGGTGGCAGGCAAAGAAAGAAGAACTTCTTCCAAGACTCAAGACAATCCTTGAGGACAAGGCGTCGAAGATAATAGGGCAGAATCTCAAGTTCGATTACTCGGTCTTCTCCGTGAATGGGATTCATCCGGTAGCTCCGGAATTCGACACCATGATAGCGGCATATCTTCTTTCGCCTGACACGAAACGCTTCAACCTTGACGAACTGGCGATGAAGTTTCTCGGGTACAAGACGATTAAGTTCGAAGACCTTATGAAGAGGAATCAGCTGGGCACGGATTTTTCGAAGGTTCCGCTCGAAGAGGCGGCCCGGTATTCGGTGGAAGATGCGGATATTGCGCTCAGGCTTTCAGCTATTCTAAGAAAGAAGATATACGAGCAGGAACTGGAGGATATATTCAGAAACGTGGAACTGTCCCTAATACCCGTACTGGCCGATCTCGAGCTGAACGGCGTATATTTCGACGTGCCTTCGCTCACAGGTCTTTCAGTTAAATACGGCAAGCTTCTCGACCGGATCCTTGAAGAGTTATTCGATCTGACGGGGGAGCAGTTCAATCCCAATTCCCCTTCCCAGGTGGGAAAAGTGCTTTTCGAAAGCCTGGGATTAACCCCTTCAAGAAAGACGAAGGGCGGTTCTTATTCGACCAGTGCAGACGCTCTTGAAGAACTTTCCGGAGAGCACCCGGCAGTGCAGAAACTTCTTGAATACAGAAAGTACCAGAAGTTGAAGTCGACTTATCTAGATTCACTTCCATCTCTTGTAAACAAAGCGACGGGAAGAATCCACACAAGCTATCACCAGACGGGTACTGGAACTGGAAGGCTTTCCAGCAGCAATCCAAACATGCAGAATCTACCGATACGGGATGAAGAGGGAAAAGAGATACGAAAGTGCGTAATTCCACAGAAGAGAGGCTGGAGGATAGTAAGTGCCGATTACTCTCAGATCGAGCTTCGAATCCTTGCGCATCTGAGTCAGGACGAACAGTTGCTTGATGCATTCAAGAACGACAAGGACGTCCACAGCCTCACGGCCGCAAACCTTTACGACATAAAGGAAAGCGAAGTAACTGATGAACAGCGAAGGATAGGAAAGATGGTGAACTTTTCCATAATCTACGGAATATCCTCTTACGGTTTGGCAAGCAGATTGAAGATCCCATCGAGTGCTGCCGAAGAGATGATATCCAACTACTTCAAGGCCTATCCTCAGGTGAGGGCCTTCATTAAGGACACAATCTCTGAGGCGAAGGACAAGGGCCTTGTGAGAACTATGTTTGGAAGAAAGAGAGAGATTCCGCAGTTCAAAACGAAAAACAGGAACGTCATTCAAGAGGGCGAGAGAATAGCTATAAACACACCTATTCAGGGAACGGCGGCCGATATCATGAAAATGGCCATGATAAAGATTTTTGAATTGCTGCAAGAGCATAAAATGGAGAGTTTTGCGATTCTTCAGGTCCATGACGAAATGGTTTATGAGGCTCCCGAAAACGAACTAGAAAAACTCAAGGAGATCTTGCAGGAGGGAATGTCAGAAGTAGTTGAGCTGAGCGTTCCTCTGGACATTGAAATCTCCGTCGGCGATTACTGGTGCTAGCGGGGAGACGGCGTCAACTTGAAGGAGAATAGAAACAGAATCAACTGGACGGCGCTTGCATCGCTTTATCAGTTTGCAGTAATTGTGGTCGCCAATATTGCAGTCGCAGGCGGCCTTGGTTACCTGCTCTACAGATTTGTCGGTATGGAGAGGTTGTGGATTTCATTTTTCCTACTTTTCGGAGCCTTCTCCGGCATATATAATGGAATAAGATATCTCTTGAAAGAGGCAGAGCGATATGACAGAAACAAGGACAATGATGATGAAGACATCGATAATACTGGCAGTTCTAGCAATGGTTGAAAGTACCGCCCTTGCTGTTACATCACTTTCCGGTTCGGAAATCGGCGTTTTCTATGGAACTGCTTTTGCTCTCATCGCTCTATTACTGATTAACTATGACGCGCAGATTTTGATAAGAGAGAAGAAGAGGGTCCCTGCCGGCTTTCTCGCGAGATACTTTTTCTATGGTATCTGTTTTGCTACGGCGGCCACCGTTTCCCTCGAATTCTTCCTTGGAAGCTTTCTCGGCATGATGAACCTAAAAATCGCAGCTATAGCCTTCGGGAGGTGGCTCAGTGAAACTTAATCTAACCAGATCCGACAAGGTATTTCTTGGAGTTATCTTTGGCGGATATCTTGCCGTAATAATTTACATAGTTGCCACGGGCTACAAATTCCAGCTTGAAGGTGTGGGCCAGAGGTGGATCTATCAGTTGCCTTTCGGAGACGGGCCGCTCAGCAGAGTCAATCCGATGACGATAATAATGACCTGGGTCGTTATGGCGATAATCATTTTCATGGCGACGAGAGTGAAAGTCTTCAAGATAATTCCAGGCAAGAAACAGAGTCTCCTGGAGGTCTTGCTGGATTACATACTGGATCTTGTTAAGGGCTCAGTTACGAGAAAGGAGTTTGTGAGGCCCATATTCGACATAGCCGCATCGCTCTTCTTGTTTGTTATCGTATCGAACTTTATTGCGAGCTTCCCGGGCATCAACACGATTCCTCTTGAAGGCGGAGGCGTCAAGCTCACAATCCTTTCGGACTCATGGTATGCGCCCACTTCAGATCTAAATATGAACCTCATGCTTGCATTCTTTGTTTTCGCCATGAGCCACGTTTACGCAATTAAGGTGAAGGGCTGGAAGAAGTGGGGGAAGAGTTTCTTTGAACCGATTTGGTGGATGTTTCCCATAAACGTGATCGGTGAGATAGCCAAGCCCGTATCCCATGCATTAAGGCTTTTTGGAAACATCATGGGAGGGGCGATCTTGATAGTCATCCTCGGTTATCTCGTCAAGTACTTTGTCCTTCCGGCGGCGTTGTGGGGTATCTTCGGACTGTTCTTTGGAGCTATCCAGGCACTGATATTTACGATACTTGCAATAGCATATATTAGCTCATTAATAGAGTAAGGAGGTTTTACTGTGGATATTGGAGAAGGCTTGATGTTGATGGGAAAGTTTATCGGAGCCGGACTTGCAATGGGAATAGGTGCAATCGGAGCCGGTATAGGTGAAGGTAGAATAGGTGCAAGTGCGATGGAAGCAATGGCAAGGCAGCCGGAAATGATAGGAACCCTGACAACCAGAATGATCCTGGCAGACGCGATTGCGGAGACCACCGGCATTTATTCTCTTGTTATTGCATTCATGATTCTGCTTGTCGTCTGAATTTTTTCCCCTGAGTAGAGGAGGGGTGCTAACTTGATTGAACTCAATCTGACAGCCATATTGTCGATATTAAATTTTCTGCTTCTATTCTTCGTGCTGAAGAAGCTGCTTTTCGACAAGTTCTTTGAGGTCATGAAACAGCGCAAAGAGAAGATACGCAGCGAAATCGCAGAAGCCGAAAAGATGCGGACCGAAGCAAATGAACTGAAGAGAGAATATCAAGCGAAGATCGAGGAAGCCCATTCTGCTTCCGAAGAGATAGTTACCCGGGCTGAAAGACAGGCCGAGGAAATCGTAAGAAACGCGAGAGAAGATGCCCAACAGGAGATACAGAGGATGTACAAGTCTGCGGAGCTTCAGATACAACGTGAACGTGAAGAGGCTGCAGGCGAAGTCAAGGGCGCGATTGTGACCGCAGCCGTTGCAATGGTGGGAAGATTTCTACAGAAGGAGATGGACGATACTGCCAAGAAGCAATATGCGAAGAGGATTCTTGAGAGCATGGGTGACAAGGAGTGAAGAGAATCCTTTCTCTGGCCGCCAAGTATGCGAACGCGCTCTTTTTTAGCCTTCCCCCGTCGAATAGAGAGCAAGCGCGATCTCAGCTGCAAGAGCTTTCTGAGATTGCTTCTGATGTTGAACTTTCAGAGTTTCTTTTCGATCCTACGCTCTCGGCCGAGAGAAAGGAAACCATTCTCCTGAGCTTCATTCAAAAGCCTCTGGATCAGATAGAGAGACTTGTCTCTCTTCTTGTATCGATGAAGCGACTTGAGCTCCTGGCAGACATCGAAAACTCGTTTGGCGCGAGACTTCTTTTTGAAAGCAATAGGATAGATGTCGAGATCGATTCTCCTGTGGAACTGGGTTCCGAAGAGAGAGAGAACGTTCTGAAGAAAGTCAGGAAAATAACGGGAATGGAAGGGGTTTTGAAGGTCAACCTTAACCCAAATCTAATAGCAGGTTATGTGATCAGGTTCAGAGATGAAGTAATTGATACGAGTCTCAGCGGTCGTTTGAAGAGAGTGAGCCAGGAATTGGGCTCGGGCCCTCGGGAGGTGAATGAGTGAAGATCAGTCCATCTGAGATTACGAAAGTCATACAGAATCAGCTAGAAAAGACTGATATAGAGTTTGATTATTTTGAAGCGGGAAAGGTAATCCAAATAGGTGACGGCATTGCAAGGGCCTACGGCCTCAAAGGCGTAATGGCAAACGAGCTGGTGAAATTCGAGAATAACGTCTTTGGTCTTGCGTTGAACCTTGAAGAGGACAATGTGGGAATAGTCATTCTTGGGGAATATGAGGAGATAAAGGAAGGCGATCTCGTCAGACGAACCGGACGTATTATGGAAGTCCCCACGGGACCGGAGCTTCTCGGAAGAGTCGTGAATCCTCTCGGGATTCCCCTCGATGGAAAGGGACCCATCAGAACAGATAGCTACAGACCGGTCGAAGTCAAGGCAACCGGGGTAGTAATGAGAAAGCCGGTCGACACTCCTCTGCAGACGGGAATAAAGGCAATAGACGCGACCATT
The sequence above is a segment of the Mesotoga infera genome. Coding sequences within it:
- a CDS encoding sugar ABC transporter substrate-binding protein; the encoded protein is MKRLSVILLVLLMLAVPISALGKITITWWINPWRIAPPNFPADKAPTEEDFPKWAAEEFMRLHPDVEVKYVVVGNTEYSQKMAAAIATGTQPDIFKGPVWDNRWVGAGLLEPIDDYISPEDLEDFYDLALETGYVDGKYYIWPWNLGTNGMGTSMLLYTPDFEKAGVDWRKIVEEGWTMEEFVEVAKKLTWDSDGDGKIDHYAISFGAQDTHNLMNFIYAHGAKLTNEDETEVTFNTPEAVEGLQFLLDLVDVHGVAPSGVEAMGVYDVIGNFHSHRTSIGFGGPYEIGRITRYVKSGQLTEAFYPVIAPFPHVEGQKGASYASASGFVVFKQNDKEKRDAVMEFAKFLTNKENTALLESLIYLTARKSVNAMLFQNDDYLNEQAQTFARIMDETGMDFFGSQSFPWSEISKFFTSAMQGAFGKTKTAQEALDGFVTEANRALSYY
- a CDS encoding HAD family phosphatase produces the protein MRLFIFDVGGVIAENTNVVPSICGFLDISKDEFLDYAEMENLIALQTGRLTPEEFVYMFSRKLGRPVPENIWEMFFKPEPIKETIEIIKELRRKHRVVAGTNTIEPHFKVHKSRGDYDLFDKVYASHIIGFAKPDLKFYSHILEKESCRPEEAFFTDDTARNVEAALRSGMNAFQFTDSSVLREKLREYL
- a CDS encoding Crp/Fnr family transcriptional regulator codes for the protein MNPLIYNLGRCSLFEGIKAGQLETIFKNVHHRITSFLDGELIEEQNNRCDEMLVLLQGHTKAQMQDFSGKVVTIETMEAPSILASGFLFASKNVIPVDIVSTDKSAVLYIERDGILWLCREYEVFLRNLLRDMGDRLSTLAEKVWMLSLNTLNQRLAHFLLKQSDDLGSEFELKTTKEELADALGVARPSLSRVFSEFAGEKIISQEGKLIKILDRKALLKKTGRN
- the ychF gene encoding redox-regulated ATPase YchF, whose amino-acid sequence is MEIGIFGLPLSGKSTLFTLLTGVEPHSSHKNEAHTAVARVHDRRVDELSKIFNPKKTVYATVSFTDIPGYDLSANQKEKNRILQFIQNSEAVLAVVRAFKDPSVPWPTEAYTPVKQLETIETELFVRDMEVVENRLVRLEEAKKKRKLSSEEEREAELLHIIEKGFEENSFASQLEISEEDMRLLGSLSLFTAKPIIVAINIDEEQLSTGNYPEREALIQRIEQNGFTHIELSGKIEAELVELSEEDRELFMEELGISQSGIERLSGVVYQHMGLISFLTVGEDEVRAWTIKKNTPAKEAAGKIHTDLERSFIRAEVIPYEEFMTIGSMQEAKTKGLVKVVGKEEIVKDGDIFHVRANA
- a CDS encoding TatD family deoxyribonuclease, encoding MSGPTPDFAGLRLVDTHAHISFSQFDSDREKVIAQIEEDTISLLVEVGTNVEDSQRACETVRDLKNAFFSAGVHPHESTGLDAEGIRSLESLLSCDKAVAVGEIGLDFFRNLSPADRQLEAFKEQLLLAAKLDLPIIVHVRDAFPEAYKTILESGHFKGVIHAFSGDLEYARRFVDLGFFLGIGGPITYKRNEELRNVVREMPLEKLVCETDCPYLPPVPFRGKRNEPYYVGYVIEEIAAQKEISAENCSEKLFENAVGLFSLTL
- a CDS encoding carboxymuconolactone decarboxylase family protein, which codes for MARLDEFKSFREKMNKRILETGNMDTKRFFSLDGAVYKDGALDGRTKELMGLVASTVLRCDDCIAYHIIQCKTTGSSRDEIMEALNIALVVGGSIVIPHYRRAVELLDELEEE
- the polA gene encoding DNA polymerase I, whose product is MPGKLYLFDGTAIFYRGYYGIDVTLTNSKGEPTNALFGTARMLSKFTRERMKKGDYAIFAFDRKEATKRHEAYESYKATREAMPEALVAQLEDIPDLVEAFGIKFLSIAGLEADDIVATAATRYRDEVDEVLVVTGDKDLLQLVDEKIHILRFVTGLTDLELYDEERVKSRYELEPKRLHALLSLAGDSSDNIPGVPGIGIKTAQKLLKEFGDIDGIFENIRQLSPGLRKKLIDGKKSLELSMELAKLLDDEDLTIALDDIKYEGFKKRELREVFLKLEFSSMIDEYKLIDEADESLSDINGYKLVSSDKELERLLQKVQSNPLFAVDLETTSLDPHSAEIVGVSLSLEEETGYYIPVAHKSEGWQAKKEELLPRLKTILEDKASKIIGQNLKFDYSVFSVNGIHPVAPEFDTMIAAYLLSPDTKRFNLDELAMKFLGYKTIKFEDLMKRNQLGTDFSKVPLEEAARYSVEDADIALRLSAILRKKIYEQELEDIFRNVELSLIPVLADLELNGVYFDVPSLTGLSVKYGKLLDRILEELFDLTGEQFNPNSPSQVGKVLFESLGLTPSRKTKGGSYSTSADALEELSGEHPAVQKLLEYRKYQKLKSTYLDSLPSLVNKATGRIHTSYHQTGTGTGRLSSSNPNMQNLPIRDEEGKEIRKCVIPQKRGWRIVSADYSQIELRILAHLSQDEQLLDAFKNDKDVHSLTAANLYDIKESEVTDEQRRIGKMVNFSIIYGISSYGLASRLKIPSSAAEEMISNYFKAYPQVRAFIKDTISEAKDKGLVRTMFGRKREIPQFKTKNRNVIQEGERIAINTPIQGTAADIMKMAMIKIFELLQEHKMESFAILQVHDEMVYEAPENELEKLKEILQEGMSEVVELSVPLDIEISVGDYWC
- a CDS encoding AtpZ/AtpI family protein, which produces MKENRNRINWTALASLYQFAVIVVANIAVAGGLGYLLYRFVGMERLWISFFLLFGAFSGIYNGIRYLLKEAERYDRNKDNDDEDIDNTGSSSNG
- a CDS encoding F0F1 ATP synthase subunit A, which gives rise to MKLNLTRSDKVFLGVIFGGYLAVIIYIVATGYKFQLEGVGQRWIYQLPFGDGPLSRVNPMTIIMTWVVMAIIIFMATRVKVFKIIPGKKQSLLEVLLDYILDLVKGSVTRKEFVRPIFDIAASLFLFVIVSNFIASFPGINTIPLEGGGVKLTILSDSWYAPTSDLNMNLMLAFFVFAMSHVYAIKVKGWKKWGKSFFEPIWWMFPINVIGEIAKPVSHALRLFGNIMGGAILIVILGYLVKYFVLPAALWGIFGLFFGAIQALIFTILAIAYISSLIE
- a CDS encoding F0F1 ATP synthase subunit C translates to MDIGEGLMLMGKFIGAGLAMGIGAIGAGIGEGRIGASAMEAMARQPEMIGTLTTRMILADAIAETTGIYSLVIAFMILLVV
- the atpF gene encoding ATP synthase F0 subunit B, yielding MIELNLTAILSILNFLLLFFVLKKLLFDKFFEVMKQRKEKIRSEIAEAEKMRTEANELKREYQAKIEEAHSASEEIVTRAERQAEEIVRNAREDAQQEIQRMYKSAELQIQREREEAAGEVKGAIVTAAVAMVGRFLQKEMDDTAKKQYAKRILESMGDKE
- the atpH gene encoding ATP synthase F1 subunit delta; translation: MKRILSLAAKYANALFFSLPPSNREQARSQLQELSEIASDVELSEFLFDPTLSAERKETILLSFIQKPLDQIERLVSLLVSMKRLELLADIENSFGARLLFESNRIDVEIDSPVELGSEERENVLKKVRKITGMEGVLKVNLNPNLIAGYVIRFRDEVIDTSLSGRLKRVSQELGSGPREVNE